The following nucleotide sequence is from Corylus avellana chromosome ca7, CavTom2PMs-1.0.
AATGGAATTATCTTCTACGCTGCTACACTACGAGGATTGCCATTCAACCTTCTCCAACAAGCGAAAGGTCAACCACTGTCTTAGGCATTACCCAAGTAAGACCAACACGACTAAATATAGCACTCCATAAGGCACTAGCCATCCTTTGTATACTGTATTTTTTGGTTTGCTAATGGGAAAGTTCTCTTGAGTTTTTGATTGTTCACTTTCATTCTAACTGTATATCATCAacattgtttttatattttgattgtgtgtattttgttttgtcatAATCAATTGCATCGTTCGAAAGGAGGGTTTTTATCagcttatattttatttaaactttGAATTTAGTGttcttttaaaaagaagaatGGTTACAACTATTGACTTTCCTAAGTACCAGTAAAGGCTGACTCTGGCAGTCACTGAGTTCTAGCTCTGCTGTAAATCTCATATGAAATGGGGAGCCAGATTCTTCTGTGACCTTGTTCTTACTATCCATTGGCTTTAATGTTCTTTCCCTCATCTTCTCTTATCCGTTTCTCCATCcctgaaagttttttttttttttttttggtagtgtacATCAATTAAAATTGCTTGAATGTATTTGTCCTCAGGATGGCTATGAGTATCACGCCAGCATACGGAAATTAGCGTTTGTGGTATAATTTCTTCTGGGGTTTCTTACAGAAGCTGGATGGGTTCCAGATTCCCATCTCATAAGCTAAGCAATGGCCTTTATGTATCAGGGCGGCCAGAGCAGCCAAAGGAAAAAACTCCAACCATGAGCTCTGCCGCCATGCCGTATACTGGTGGAGATATCAAGAAGTCGGGGGAACTTGGAAAAATGTTTGATATCCCTGTCGATGGTTCTAAATCTAGGAAATCTGGACCTATGACTGGTGCTCCTTCAAGGACTGGATCTGTTGGAGGCTCTGCTACGCATTCAGGACCAATGCCTAATACTGCATCACGGGCTGGCTATACCACTTCAGGCCATGTATCTTCCGGAAGCATGTCTGGTTCAGCTTCATTAAAGAAATCGAATTCTGGGCCACTAAATAAGCATGGTGAGCCTTTGAAGAAGTCATCTGGTCCTCAATCTGGTGGTGTAGCACCAACAGGCCGCCAAAACTCTGGGCCTCTTCCTCCTGTGCTCCCTACAACAGGTCTCATTACATCTGGGCCCATTTCTTCAGGCCCTTTAAATTCTTCTGGAGCCCCTAGGAAGGTATCTGGTACTTTTGAATCTATGGGATCGAGGAAAGTACAAGGTTCCTCCATTGTTCACAATCAGGCTGTCACTATTCTTACCCAAGATGATGACTTTTCCTTCAAGAAGAACTTTCCTAAGTTAGTGTTGTGGTCACTAATTCTACTTTTCGTGATGGGGTTCATTGCTGGTGGTTTTATTCTTGGAGCAGTCCACAATGCCATTCTCCTCATTGTGGTTGTGGTTCTTTTCGGTGCAGTTGCTGCATTATTCATCTGGAATACTTTTTGGGTGAGAAGAGCTATTATTGATTACATTGCTCGTTATCCTGATTCAGAGCTTAGAACTGCAAAGAATGGGCAATATGTTAAGGTCTCTGGGGTATGTAGTTTCCCTTGATTTTGTAGTTTATATTTCTAATTGATGGCGCAGTGgtaattgatatatataattttataaattctaACTTTGTCTCATATCTTTCCTTTCTCCAAGTCCTTTTTGGTGATGTATTTTGGGCTTGCATAACTGAATTTTGTGACTTAATATAGGTCATAATTCTGGATTTGAGATATAATGGGGTAACATAAACCCATGAGATTTGAAATGCAGAAACGAGATATATAAACTAAAACCTTAGGAATTTTGTGACTTAATATAGGTCATAATTCTGGATTTGAGATATAATGGAGTAACATAAACCCATGAGATTTGAAATGCAGGAATGAGATATATAAGCTAAAACCTTAgaatccttttcttttgtgatttttcCATATACTTCTGAGGTGATGTGTTTTGAATAGATACTTATAGCAAATAAAAATCTAGAATTAATGGATGTATTTGTTGATAGATATTGCTTAGTAAAGGAAAGCTATTTCTATATGGCATACGTATCTCATTTGTGTGTGGGAAGAAAGCAAAAGGGGGAGTTTACAAGATAAAGGATTATTTCGTTTCTGATAGTCATTTATTTTCACTGGTTAATAGGAGTATACTCTGGATCAGACAGTGTGTGTTTAAAGAATACTgtatctagtttttttttttttttttacacttataaaaaaaaaggattgaaGGCTTGGCTGGTTTTACTTTTGTTCATTTTTCCCCACATATGCTCAAATGACATTCATCATTTTTGATTGTTCTTTTTGAAGGTGGTCACCTGTGGTAATGTGCCCCTCGAATCATCCTTCCAAAATATTCCTAGATGTGTATATACTTCTACAAGTTTATTTGAGTATCGAGGATGGGATTCAAAAGCTGCCAACCCTTCACACCGTCATTTTACTTGGGGGCTCAGATCGTTGGAAGTGAGTAACTGAAATATTGGCATGATAGTTTTTTTGTGGAtatttaaagttttattttctgCTGCTTCCTGGTGTAAAGCTTTTCCTTCTTTCTGGGGTGTTGGGTGGCTGGGTCTGAAGGGTTGGGGGGTTAACTGTGTTGGAGGTTataagaaatggaaaatttttgctctaattttaaattttcaaaggTTTAAGGACTTTTGTAGGCATAATCATTCCTCGTGCACTTGGTGAGTTATGAACATACATGGGTGGCTTCCTTTTTATTTGGTAGACGTACTGTAGAACCTATTCCATGGCACTTATCCTAGATAGCCAATTCACTCTTTGTTGCTTCCAATGTTTCATTTGTTGATGCAATATTTTTGGGCTGCTTCCTTTGCTTGTTCTAAATATCCAGTTGTTCTGAGGGGCCCTTTGGTAAAATATTCTTGGCCTTTAGATTTTACACGATGACCAGTGTCTTAATCTGACAGAGGCGAGTGGTTGACTTCTACATCTCCGATTTCCAGTCTGGGTTGAGAGCGTTGGTAAAGACTGGCTATGGAGCAAGGGTGACTCCTTATGTTGACGACTCAATTGTCATCGATGTTAATCCTCAGAATGAAGAATTGTCCCAAGAGTTAATCAGGTGGCTGGGTGAGAGGAAGCTCTCAAGAGACGATCGCATAATGCGGTTGAAAGAAGGGTATAAGCtctctttttattgaaagagttAGAGTTCGCCTTAATTGTATGTTTGTTCGCATGATTACTGCTAATCTTTTTTGGGTGGGGAAGCTGTttacattaattttatattctGCATCTGGGTACAGGGATTAATGTATAggaaataaacaatattaagCAAAAGAAAGATATTTAACCAATATATCGAAGCTTTGAAATTGTCAGTTCATcatatattaacaaaaattaagatATATTTCTGTTTCTCTATTTGATGGTGAGTTCAAATGCAAAGTTTAGTGGAGTTTTTGGTTATTAAGGtaagttgttgttgttgttgttacaTTGCTGTACATGTAGGTATATCAAAGAAGGAAGCACAGTTAGCGTAATGGGAGTTGTTCAGAGAAATGACAATGTGCTCATGATTGTCCCTCCACCGGACCCATTCACAACGGGATGCCAATGGCCAAAATGTATTTTCCCTGCTACCCTCCATGGTGTTGTTTTAAGGTGTGCTATGAACAATGATGTCATACCAGTTTAGCTGCTgtaaatttcttctttcttttttcttttttctctattAATTTCTTCAGATGgtgtatagtttttttttttttttttttaagggttgagatcttttttacttgtttgaGCAGATTGAGGGTTATGTTAAATAGAAGGGAAATATTCTATTGTCTCTATACAGAACTGACATCCATTATTTTTTAGGGATTTTGCTGTTAAATGATGCAGATTGACTTGTCATTGTGtgtttcctttaaaaaaaatgagagagagagagagacttgtgaTGTAAAAATAACTCgttcataactttattttatttttaatttctagattttagcttttatatattttatatattcatatatttaattttaaaaaaaaaattctgagtGACACGTGTCAAAGTATGACACTAAAAGAATTTGaactaattttacttttttttttctttattttattcctttggttATTAAATTTGAATATGAACTTCTTAGGACTCCCATTTTTCACTTCATTTCTTTCGTTAAAACTTGTTTATATGGCTAAACAGTTTGCCTTGTCAGATGTGCCgtgtataaaaataattttaagttatattcaaacaaaaattataaatattaagaaaaaaactcGAAATTCGTATGGGTGGTTGGACCACCCTCGTAAAGGGTGGCTCTAAGGGGTCGTCGAGCCACCCGTGGAGAACTTTGAGGGTTGCTTAGCCATCTCGGAAGTCCCAATATAAGggaaaaagtacactttactccCTAAAATTTGAGCTAATTTTCAATTCGatcttcaatattttaattttgacagTACATCCCACCaaagtttagattttttttcaattcaacttgCCTGCTAGTCACAGCcgattttttttcaattcaacttgCCTGCTAGTCACAGCCGAATCGCACAACGACGTCGTTTGCTGACTTTATCATCAGCTTCCACTGGTGGGCAAATGGTTTAGCAATGCTGCTAAACCTCTTCTATCAAAGACATTAGACCAAGGAAGCAGAAGAGTTTGAATGAGGCCATAGAAATGCACACATTCCAACTTCCACTCGGGCATGTCCACGTATTCCTTCTTGAGTAGTGAAGGGGCATATGAAAGAAGCTAAAaaaacccttcttttttcttggaGTTCAAACCACGCTCATTTCGAACACTCTCATTTCTTAGCAATCTTATCAGAAGCCCGTTCCTTCAGATTATCATTAATCAAACCAACTTCCCGCACTTCCCTTTCTTGATCTTCACCTTTCCTAAAATACTCTGTTCGACTCTGTTTTCCATTGCTGCAACAGAGCTCCAACTCAACATCATCACCCTACCTagagcttcttcttcctcaaaacCTCCTTCAAACAACTTTCTAACTTACCACATCTAACACCACCATATTTTCCTTCTCCCACGCCCCCAATAAATCACTAACCGAAATTTCCAGCCAGAATATTGCAACTGCTCCCCTTGTGCAAGAAAGGAAAGAATCTAGTACAATAGCATAAGGAAAGTCTTGCTGCTGGATTCTTCCTCGCCGCTGCCGACAATGACGAAACCCAATGACTGTCCCTAGTTGGTTTATAACGACGCCTTACCGTCGAGCCTTGGCGGTGGCGAGCAAGCTGAGGCAGCTCGTCGGCGTGTGGATGGAAGAAggggatttgtttttttttttttaaatcctcaCTCAGtcactcttgtttttttttttttttttttaaatgacgtggTGAGGATCCGATTTGTCTTGTCTAGCCCGCACCACAACGTGCGTAAACTGTGCTAAGGACGAAGATCTGATGAGCAATCCTAGCCTTCCACTTGGCAGAAAGCTGCCCATACAATtctcttaaaataaattctggGAGGAAGACGTGGActtgggggcattttggggaataCATCAACATAAGTGATCAAGTGCCTGTCATGTGATCACATTTCTGTCAGAGAAGACAATAGTGACTAACGGATAagtgaattgaaaaaattttaaactttggtgAAGtgcattataaaaattaaaatattaggggtcgaattgaaaatcggcttAAACTTTAaggaggtaaagtgtattttttcccCCATATAGCAAAATTCCTCCAAGGGTGGTTAGAGCCACGCCCCAACAtactttgggggtggttcagacCCTTTAGCTACCTCCAAAGTTTCTCTAGAGTGGCTTGgactaggggtgaaaatgcggatCCAAATGCTGTTATTAGTAATATTCGCATCCACAAAATGCGAATAATGATTTTTGATATTTGTATCTGCATTCGCATCATGCAATGATAATCCGTATCCGTTGTAACGCCTCCAAATCTAGTCTCAACTAGTTTGGTAGGATTATTGGCAATTATCCTAATTCAGCTAGCTAGTAGCTAACTGGGAAACTGCCCCTCTCTAGCACAATCAAAGTAAATGCATAAGAAGGtgaaattaataaatatgaGGAGCCTAAAATCATAACATAAGCATGTATTATCATCAAGCAAAGACAATGAGTTACTATTCGAAATATAGATAATCTAGTCAAACCTGATTACACAAGGTAGGTCTCTGAGTTATCTTAACAACATGATGTGGCAATTGTGCCACTGTCCTCTTCGCAAAAAAATGTTTCCTACAATTTGTAATAactgcgtaagtctaacgaTATAGTAAGTAAATCTCGCAGTTGAGTATGAAATAAGTCAGTTATTAATAACAGAAATAAAATGTGAATTTTCGAGTAAGAAATTCAATGAGGTGTTGTCTTTGTTATTACACTATAAaagtatagttttttttttttaattatttttatttattttattttgataatgaataGGTGTAAttcctataaaattttaatgcagaaaaattAATGCTTTCATAGGTCGTAGCTATCATGTATGATCTATccgaaatattatatattttcagcaggattggcgctgtcccgagggacctgtataCAATGCCGATGCCCagaccattgtacgctatcgTCCATAATTAGCAACCCAACTGAGTCCGACCTCAGGTGGTCCATACTATTAATAATGTACGTCTTACAGTAACTTGCCAATTAATGCTTTCATAGGTCGTAGCTATCATGTATGATCTATccgaaatattatatattttcagcaggattggcgctgtcccgagggacctgtataCAATGCCGATGCCCagaccattgtacgctatcgTCCATAATTAGCAACCCAACTGAGTCCGACCTCAGGTGGTCCATACTATTAATAATGTACGTCTTACAGTAACTTGCCAATCAAACATAATGCGCCGGTCACAAAACAACTATTGGATCTAAGGTCCATATAACACATCCGTACACATTTGATCATAGAATCAAttatatagggttaaatacttttttgcccCATGtgatttaacaactttattttttgcccattcagttttgttttgtatcacAGATGGTACCTCAATAATGGCTAAAGACGGAGATAGCGTCTCTGTCTAActtccgtccaaaatttgacggaaagcTACATCAGCACTCCTAAAAAcatgacacgtgtccatatacgtaattaaaaattaaaattaaaattaaaatggttaaaaacacttagatttttttttttttttttcaatgccaCCCCGgccagtttgggggtggctgaaccaccccaatTTTGCATTTGGGGTATCAATGATTTCTACCGGAAACTCCCTCCTTAAATTGGACAAATGCCACTTGTAGTCCTCGACATCTCCAGGAACAATTTCTCAGGTGAAATTCCTAAGGAAATCGGTGATATTAAATGCTTGTAGAATCTGGATTTGTCTTGGAACAACTGTTCCCTGTGAGCTTGGACTCCTTAACTGAGCTGAGCAAGTTCAATATCTCATACAATCCATTTATCTCTGGCACAATTTGCGCAATTGGGCAATTTGCAACGTTTGAGAAGGATTCCTATCTCGGCAATCTCTTGTTGCAACTTCCAAAGTTCATTGACAACTCTATAGATGATTCCCCTAAGAGAATAGATCAGAAGCCCAAAAGACCTACAAAATTGGCTGCATTCTTTGCGTTCCTGGCTATGATTCTAGCTtacggaggtaccatctctgTCTTTAATCATTATTAAGGTACTATTTGTGATACAAAACGAAACCGAtggggtaaaaaataaaattatatatagtaaGGCAATGGttattataccgcacgtacccgtgtaccatgtcatatgatgcatattattaatcaataattaaGACAATAATCAAGTTGAAgtatgctcatatcatacgcatgCTAAGTCAACTAACATATCACACGTTTTAAGGAAAGAagtcgtaagtatttacttacctcgtactcTCGCTTGAGTCCTCTAACATCCCGAAttcctgctataacgaaacatgACTATCGTTATATACATGCAGTACTAGATGATTTACTAAAGACACATAAGGTCCTAATCGAATACGTCTAGCTCAAAGGTCACAAAACCCTACTTCTACACATTCTAGGTAGCAACATTCTGTCCAAGGAGCGAATGTTCGAGCTCGGGGGCGAACGTTCGGTCAGAATAGGAAGAGAACGTTCGGGTAGAGGCCGAAATGTATGCTTGGGCTTCTATTCTCAAGTCACCGTGTTACAAACTACACCCTAGGCTCTAGACAACTTCACGCAAACATAGTGAAACACGATATTATAAAAACTAAGGAAAACAATGAGTGCttctaaaacatttgaaaatctatttttcaaaattaaatcgGTAACATTACATAACGATGTgttttgatcctacgtgtcATATGTAATCTAAATTATCACTTCACAAAACAGTGCATGTCAATAAACAAAACAGTGTGTATTGGGTTGAATGGATAGACATTACTAAATTGGGAGGAAATGTAATGAAAAGatttagggtaaatatatcataagtccCTAAGTCAACGTGCCAAAATTAAGtagtccctaagtttttttttttttttttttcgaaaatttactccctgggtcaatcgaaataccaataaaatccctaccgttaaaattttttaaccccgttagtcccaatcaaaacacatcgttttgccacgtcagcatattaattttttttttattaacttaatttaaaaattaaatctaaaattttttaaaaaaattttagagagagagagagtgtcgGCGTTCTGATTCCTAACACCGCGTCTCACTTCCTTCCAAGCTACTTCTCATCTCAATCTCTCTGTTCCCATTTCTTTCTACCTTATTTATCGTTATTActtattattaatatttgttCTCTCCAGAATATATACAAACATTCTGAAACCTTCAATTCCCGTTTATTATTTGTGTGTTTGAGtttgaaatatatatgtaaCAAGGGAGAAAAGGAACAGTGCcggaaagaagagagaggggTCTGGAATACGCCCAGACCCGGGTCCCTTATGACTCTGCTGAATCTCGACTggcttatttgtttttgtgtaaGGAGAAGAGGCCAGAGAGAGGCCAGAAAGAAATTCATGTGGTGGATGTGTTTTTTCCTTCCCTTTGATCTACAAAAGAATCAGATCAAAAacctgaaaaaacaaaaatcttcgGCAGCAGAAATCaaacacaaatgaaaatgaaaccaaCTGCATAACTCTCCAGCCATAGCCAACATAAGAAAAAAGTCCAAAGATACATTAGCCTCTCTTGGGATAAACCCTTTCCCAAGATTCAGATCCAACTCCAAATCTTGCCCTCTTTGGCTCACCTCCAAAAAACCCTAGAACTTCAAAATGTTTAAAGATG
It contains:
- the LOC132186807 gene encoding uncharacterized membrane protein At1g16860-like isoform X2 codes for the protein MGSRFPSHKLSNGLYVSGRPEQPKEKTPTMSSAAMPYTGGDIKKSGELGKMFDIPVDGSKSRKSGPMTGAPSRTGSVGGSATHSGPMPNTASRAGYTTSGHVSSGSMSGSASLKKSNSGPLNKHGEPLKKSSGPQSGGVAPTGRQNSGPLPPVLPTTGLITSGPISSGPLNSSGAPRKVSGTFESMGSRKVQGSSIVHNQAVTILTQDDDFSFKKNFPKLVLWSLILLFVMGFIAGGFILGAVHNAILLIVVVVLFGAVAALFIWNTFWVRRAIIDYIARYPDSELRTAKNGQYVKVVTCGNVPLESSFQNIPRCVYTSTSLFEYRGWDSKAANPSHRHFTWGLRSLERRVVDFYISDFQSGLRALVKTGYGARVTPYVDDSIVIDVNPQNEELSQELIRWLGERKLSRDDRIMRLKEGYIKEGSTVSVMGVVQRNDNVLMIVPPPDPFTTGCQWPKCIFPATLHGVVLRCAMNNDVIPV
- the LOC132186807 gene encoding uncharacterized membrane protein At1g16860-like isoform X1, which encodes MGSRFPSHKLSNGLYVSGRPEQPKEKTPTMSSAAMPYTGGDIKKSGELGKMFDIPVDGSKSRKSGPMTGAPSRTGSVGGSATHSGPMPNTASRAGYTTSGHVSSGSMSGSASLKKSNSGPLNKHGEPLKKSSGPQSGGVAPTGRQNSGPLPPVLPTTGLITSGPISSGPLNSSGAPRKVSGTFESMGSRKVQGSSIVHNQAVTILTQDDDFSFKKNFPKLVLWSLILLFVMGFIAGGFILGAVHNAILLIVVVVLFGAVAALFIWNTFWVRRAIIDYIARYPDSELRTAKNGQYVKVSGVVTCGNVPLESSFQNIPRCVYTSTSLFEYRGWDSKAANPSHRHFTWGLRSLERRVVDFYISDFQSGLRALVKTGYGARVTPYVDDSIVIDVNPQNEELSQELIRWLGERKLSRDDRIMRLKEGYIKEGSTVSVMGVVQRNDNVLMIVPPPDPFTTGCQWPKCIFPATLHGVVLRCAMNNDVIPV